The sequence below is a genomic window from Neoarius graeffei isolate fNeoGra1 chromosome 4, fNeoGra1.pri, whole genome shotgun sequence.
GGAAGAGTGGTAGAGGTGAGAAGAACTCTGCAGATTAAATAGAGGAGAATAAAGGTCAGGTGAGGAATTTGGAGAGAAAAGATGAGAGAGGAAAGAAAAAGGAGTGGAAGAAACATGATAGGAACAGGAGGTTGATTACAGAGGAAGAGAAGAGATGTCAGTAATGTGCACTCTCGAGCCTGGGTTTATTTTTTCCCCTGCCTCCATTAGTGGGTAGGGTGGAGTTCGCATTGGTTcgttttatttctctctctctcctgtaatCACAGCCCAGGCTGCTGCACACACTCATGGAGGATCAAGTGAAGCCTGAGCAATGTTTGGAGGACAACGAGGGTACACAGACCGCCAAAGTATTTTTGTAGCAAGACACAACACGAAGGCAGAGATAGATGTGCTAACAAGCACGAGCCTACAGGATGTTAGCAGAGCTGGAACACGCTATTGTATACTGTCCTATCCTAGTAGAAACAACAGAAGCTGACCAAGAGTCACTTTGCTGAAGAATTTAATGGTAATATTTGGTACATAAAAATGTATTTACATAAGACAAGCAATATTTATCTTCAcgaatacaaaaaaaagtgcacTTTTGCCAGTAAACCTACAATTTAGCACCTTTATAATACAGCACCAATTTTAAGCCCAGCATCAGAGACAAGTGTTTAAGTCCCAGCTTGAATAAAACATTTTGTAATCACAAACATGATGTAATTTCAACAACTGACATGTAATTGGCAGGTAAGTGTGAAAAGCAATATGGAAAGGCTCGGGGTGATAAACAAGCTGTTACGACTCTCAGTTCCTGATAGAAGACAATAACAAAATGTTACCTcaattaaacaacaaaaaaaggacGTTTAAAGAGATCAAATAATTTGTTCAGAAATATGAACAACTTCTTCATATTTGTTTGACCTTTTCCTTGTTTAATTCCAGTCATCTGAAAGTCCACAGTGGAGTTAACATCGGGATCAGATGTAGAATGGAACAGATTTTGGTTGAGTAATAAACCCTGCTGGCAAGATTAAAGTATATGATCCGTATTTGCGAAGCTCCATTTGGAAGTGACCGCTTACTTTAATGTTAGCATGTTAATGTGCGATTAACCATAGCATGTTTTTGATAGTATGCTTaccttaagaaaaaaaaaaatttcttgtaATATACCAACTCCAGACAATACTAGCCTTAATCGGAGTTTgtttttaatggaaaaaaaaaaatcccacctgAAAATCTCATAAATAAACTTTAATATGCTAACTGCAGCTAAGGTATATTTTTTGATAGTACTGCAACCTGAAAATGGATTTTCTGGCAATATAGCAACTCAAGAAAATACTACCCTCACTCCGAATCAGGTTTTTGATGACAGGATCTCCTGAAAATatcaaaaatgaattttcttgttCAGTGAAAACTCCAGTGCTAATCCCATTTGGAGTCAGTTTTTTTTGATGGTTGGATGAGCTGAAAATCTCAGAAATGGACTTTCTTGTGAAACACTAACTCCAGACGGTATTAGTCTTACTTGAGGTCAGTTTTTGGAAAGTAGGAAAACATCACCTGAAAACATCATAAAATGGATTTTCTTGCCATATACTAACTCTAGCTGATATTAACAATTATTCTGAATCAAATGGCAAAATCGCCTGAAAATCTTATCTTGACTTTCTTGTGATATGCTAACTACAGCCAAAAGTAGTCATGTTCTGGGTCAGTTATGTAACAAAATCAACTGGAAATCTCATAAAAAAGCTCAGCTTTCTTTTGATATGCTAACTCCAGCTAATACTCGCCTCGCTCTGAGGCATGTTTTGATAACAAAACCACCTGAACATTTGTTGCTAATGTTCTTGCTAACGACAGAAAATGCTAGCCTCGCTTTGAGGCAATTTCTTGACTGTATTGTCACCTGAAAATGGATTTTCTTGAAATATACACGTTGCAGACAAGACTTGGCTTGCTCAGAGTGAGGTTTTCTGATTGTACAATCACCTGAAAATCTTATAACATGGATTTTCTTGTCACATACTAACTCCAGTCAAGACTAGCCTTTATtctagggtgttttttttttttttaaatggcaaaaGCAGCTGAAAATCTCATAAATTGACATTCTTGTTATATATGTTACAAGCTAACACTAGTCTCACTCAGACACAACTTTTTAACTGTAGGGTCACctaacatcatctcatctcatttcattatctctagccgctttatcctgttctacagggtcgcaggcaagctggagcctatcccagctgactacgggcgaaaggcggggtacaccctggacaagtcgccaggtcatcacagggctgacacatagacacagacaaccattcacactcacattcacacctacggtcaatttagagtcaccagttaacctaacctgcatggctttggactgtggagaaaccggagcacccagaggaaacccacgcggacacggggaggacatgcaaactccgcacagaaaggccctcgccggccacggggctcgaacatggaccttcttgctgtgaggcgacagcactaaccactacaccaccgtgccgcccacctaacATCATATAATTTGAATTTTCTTGTGATGgactagggtggcacagtggtgtagtggttagcgctgtcgcctcacagcaagaaggtccgggttcgagcccagtgactgccgggggcctttctgtgtggagtttgcatgttctcaccatgtttgtgtgggtttcatccgggtgctccggtttcccccacagtccaaagacatgcaggttaggttaactggtgactctaaattgaccgtaggtgtgaatgtgagtatgaatggttgtctgtgtctatgtgtcagccctgtgataacctggtgacttgtccagggtgtaccccgcctttcgcccgtagtcagctgggataggctccagcttgcctgcgaccctgtagaacaggataagcggctacagataatggatggatggatgtgatggACTAAGTCGAACCAATACAAACCTTATTCTAAGGGCCTGCTGTGGTTCAGGTTTTTGATGGTAGGATCAACTGAAAATTGCATCGATGTATTTTCTAGGAGCACAGAGAAGTGATTGtaactacagtaccagtcaaaagtttggacacgccttctaattcagtcgtttttattaaataaaagtcaCTCGatattttaaagtaatgatggatgtcgtttctctttccttagttgagcgtttctggacataatatggattattacagttgtcgaatagggctatttactgtatgtttattatttactatttactgtttgatctcaaacgcattaagaaggcaagaaactcatctcctaattaacttttgatgaggcacctgttaattgaaaagcattccaggtgactacatcatgaaggtggttaagataatgctaatagcgtgcaaagtgtcatcaaggtacagtaaatgctggatactttgaagaatctaaaatatgaaacatattttgtttttttaacatgtttttgttcaccacataattccatatatgttccatatgttatttcatacttttgatgtctttagtatagtacaaaatagtcaaaatacagaaaaaacgatGAATGAGTAGGGGCGTATAAACTTTTCAGTGGTACTCTGTTACATGGCAGTGCCTCAGACAAACACATCAACTCGAATTTGAGGTTATGGCTGCAAAACAACTTGGAAATCAAGACTAAACAAAACTCAGACTCGCACACATACATGCAGAAAACTGATCCAAAATCCGCAAACACTGTAAATCTCCTCAATGCCATTAAAACCACATTCATACAGCGGGGCAAATTTAACAACATCCAAATGGTTCGAGTTTTCTGTAGACGCTGCCTCGCTGTGACCTACTCAAAACCCTTCATTTAACTGTTTACACAGTAATAACGTCAGTGTTGCATTAATTCTGCCTCAGCCAAGAGTATTTTTCTCTGCCCAGAACTCGCCATGTTAGATGGTAAAAATGTCTTTCACAGCAAAAATATGTCCAACCTACACACTTCTTTGGTTTCTACCAACTGTTCTTGGCTGTATTTGTGACTAATATTGGTTTGGACAACAGGCTGCTTTATTatgtagtgtaaaaaaaaaaaggggggggggaacgaCAAGTGATGTGTAGTTTATTTTGAGCAAGAACCCACCCCTCTGTCCTTCATTAGTCTTTCTCACTGACTTGTTCTCTGGTTGTGATTACAGATAGTTGGTCTGGTTTCCTGTTTCTGGTGTCTGTAAACACAGCAGCTCTAACGCGGATGGGTTTCTTTCCAGAGACAGATGGGTGGCCTCATTTTCTTTCAGCTCCAATCAATATCAGTGGCACAGTATTAACACAGTTCACTTTAGACACGTTTATGTCACCCCATTTATTTCTTCGATGCTCTGTTATCCCTTCGTTCATCCATGCGGTACTATTCTAGCAATCCACAATGTGACAGTGTGAGCTTTACATCACACAATCATGAGTAATGGGGTGTGTTTACACACACAAGTCAGAAAAGCACATTTACTGTTCCAAACTGTCTCAAATTGATTGCCAGTTGGCTATGCTTTATGGACATTTTACCATAAAGCCTGCTTTTTGTTATACTTAAGTGCTAAATCATGTTCAAATTAGTCCCTCAGGGTGGATTACCTTAAGGGCATGTATAAAAGCTTTCGGGTTTCATTTTTGTACAGAGAAAAGCATAGTTTAGTGGTGTATCGCATCTGTAATGCTAATTTGGTTGGACATCAGCCAAGTTTTCCAAATGCTATTTTTATGGTCATCATTAAAATGCCCAAGCTGATATGAATGCAGCAAGAGGAGTGAAAATCTAAATTTGCCAATCCCAGGATATCTAAACTACTTTGGTCCAAAAGTGCAGATGCAAGAGTAAAagtatttttttctgatttacaCACTATTTCAGTCACCTCATATCACCAAACATCTaactaaaaatctcatctcatctcattatctctagccgctttatccttctacagggtcgcaggcaagctggagcctatcccagctgactacgggcgaaaggtggggtacaccctggacaagtcgccaggtcatcacagggctgacacatagacaaccattcacactcacattcacacctacggtcaatttagagtcaccagttaacctaacctgcatgtctttggactgtgggggaaaccggagcacccggaggaaacccacgcggacacggggagaacatgcaaactccacacagaaaggccctcgccggccccggggctcgaacccaggaccttcttgctgtgaggcgacagcgctaaccactacaccaccgtgccaccctaactaAAAATGATTAATTTAATTACTTAATTATTTTTAAACCAATTAAATGCCAGACTTGCCATATTTGTTACTGGCCGAGGTTATGttgttgcctctgtttgtttgtttgttcccaacataactcaaaaagtagtgaatggattttgatgaaatttggtggaaaggtggaccatggaccaaggaataatggattagattttgatgcaaatccggttataccgtatgtggatccagaatccagatatgtatgcagatccagaatttttttttttggctgttcccaacgtaactcaaaaagtagtggacgGATTGTGATGAAATTGggtggaaaggtggaccatgggccaaggaacaattgattagattttgctgcaaatctggatatatgtggatccaggatccagatatgtatgcagatacaGGATTGTTTTTgggctgttcccaacgtaactcaaaaagtagtagtagattttgatgaaatttggtggaaaggtggaccatgggccaaggaacaattaattagcttttgatgcaaatccatgtgtcttggcggaggtatgcactcaagGGAGGAGTGCCTTTCTAGTTGACACTGGACATACAAAGCATTAGCTATGACCTCTACTGAAAGCCTGCTAAAATGCACCAAAGACAAAAATCATAATTGTTAATCTTATTGATTTAGTCAGCTGAGTGATCTTGCAGGCCGCTGGTCATTTATACCAACGAATATATAACTGAAATCCAATCGTATATAATTACACCAGTAGTGTCCAGTCAGTTTTGAAAGGGATTGGGATAAATTGATATTCATCTCACCATATATCTTCATAATGTATGCATCCTGTACCACACGCCAACTTTCTAATGCCTTATTTCTGCGCTTATGCTCAAAAAAGATTGGATTGGTTATGACCATGAAAAATGGACTGATATTTTTTTCATGACGTTTTTAAAAGTTAACAGGATGGATTGAGTTTTTTTGTTCCTGCATAGGCACTGCTACTGCTGCGCCTTCATTCCTGTCACTCTGTATTGGTATTAATGGCACTGAGAAAACCTGTCCAGCTGGTATAAGAGAAGACCTCGACAAACATAAGCTCTTACTCAGACCAGGCTGGGTCCAGAGACAAGGTAAAAAGTAAAGACCATGATCCAGGCCAAATGCTTATATAAGTCTGGAGTATTTTCCAGTCAACCCCCTTTCAGGAAGTGAGGATTTTTTGGAAGGACAGATGACCTGGTTTCCTTTAACAATGTACAATGCTGTACTCAGAAGAAGCTTCAAAGGATATTCTGCATAGTTTCATGCAGTCTGAGGCTGCTCTGCAGCCGTGTTAATCATATGCAGCACAGCAAAAATCAAAAGGGCAAAAAGGGTACCAAAAGTACCAAATCAAATTGTTAGTGAGTCAGCTATTTTTTTAGCACCAATATGTTAATCATGTCAGCTAAGGTACATAATGCATTGATATGATTAAATTAGCACTCTTTCCTTCCTCTTCAGAGATCTCCATTGGCACGTTTTCCCTGAGAGAAACCTTAATCCATAATTCCCATGGAAACCATCCGTGTGATGATGTTTCTATGCAGCAGGAGCCACCAGGTAGCCATTGAAGGTAATATAGACGTCAACATCATCGCTGTAAATGGCATTCTCGCGTTCACGCTTGAAGAGGCGCACCCAGACTTCATCGTTAAGCTCAAGAGAAAGCATGACACTCTGGCTCTGCATGATGGAGCGGTCACTGGGTTGTGCATACAGGATCACTTGCTCACGTTCGTTCTGCATCAGGTGCAGGTAGGTCTCCTTGAAGTTCCATGTGTGGATGTTAATGTTGAAGAAGTAAATACCTGGCACATAGCAGTAGAACTTGCCTTTAAACATGTTGAAGTGTTCGCCAGGGTTGACGAAAACGGTGTCAAAGAGCAGCGCCTGATAATAATCGTCGCTGTGGAGGGCCTTCCTGCGGCCCACTGAGAAGGATGAGTGCTGTGTCTTGCAGGGGTCTCCTGGAGCTCCAGCCTGCCCTTTGCTGCCTTTAGGGCCAATGGTGCCTCTGGAACCTGGAGGACCCTCTGCTCCTGCCTTACCCGGAGTTCCTCTCTCGCCTCGATCACCTTTATCTCCTGTGAGACAGGAAGAATTGCATGGATAAAAAGATGGAGGCATGGAAATGTAAAGTGTGTGTTGGTGAGGGAGTGAGTAACAAAGCTAGGGAGTCagaaagtgaatgagtgagtgatgccagcttctgccatcagacccctgcagctcatccagaacgctGCAGCTCACTTGGTTtacattcttcccatgtcacccctctgcttgctgacctgcactggctatcTATCGCAGCTCGCattaaatttaagacattggtgctagtttaccaggctctcaaggggttagggccagcatacctccagagtctgatccaccccttcacaccagccagatccctacactccgctactactggtcacctggccacTCCTCCTCTCCACTATTGCCCaacccgctcaagactgctgtctgtcctggttccccattggtggagtGACCtttccattgaggtcagaactgccgactccctgaccaccttcaagcgcagactgaaaactcatctcttcaggctgcacctctcccctgcttccctgcccactgtgtaactgcatttcaGTCTAGGCCAACCCAGGCCGTGTACTGTCTggcctggggttagccgttttgagttctctatttagttatactttatatggttggtttatttccttggctgtttgagtattggtacttcaacagaatattacactaggtattgctgtcacttgttcagttggcactagaactttcttgtctagaagttcagcactttgtgtacctgacttttgcactcattgtacgtcgctctggataagagcgtctgctaaataccatgtaatgtaatgatggTGCAAATGGATAAGTAAACAAGGATGCCAGTGAGCAAGGCAATGAGTGGATGGGTGAGGGATTCCAAACACCACATGGTTCACATTATGCACTAGGAACCCTATACTTATTAAGCAGTCAGAATGAAATCCCACTAAGTCATGCTTAACACACCATGTCCAATAGCTACAGAGCATTATGGTCTTTTTCAGCCCACTAGCTCTTACCTGGAACTCACTATCCTGGTGTGAAAAGCCATGAGAAATGTAGTGACTATTGTATATACAGATTGAAGCCCTGGATATGGATCTTGAATTTCACAAGCACTATTTCACAGTAAAGTTGATCTGCATATCATCTAACCACATGTTGTTACTGTTCCCATTTGTGGCTGTTCCAAGGATATTCACCAGAACAGCTTTTACTTAGCTCTGAGTAAGTACAGGCGGTCTGTGAGAAGCTGAGTATTCTCAGGGCTGTAATCTCAGAATGCAGGCAAACACGACACACATGTTACCGCTTGTAGTTTACTGCCACATAGGCAAGTTTCCTGCCAGGTCTGTATGCCTCAAGAGCCTGCTATCGCTTCTTGGGATGACTTCTACTGAGTCGGCTCGGTTTTTCTGATTAAGTCAGCAGAAGAGAGCCAGGAGCTGTGGTCTGCATGCAGGGGGCTGAGGCTAGAATCAGTGCAGCATTTTCCAGGAATGGAGGGTTGGGTCAAGTTTCTGTGTGTTAGACACTGAATCCAGCAGAGAAAAGCAATGACAGCATGTGAgactgagtgagtgggtgagtgagcgAGATGGAGTGGGGAAAAGTAAGCATGTTAGTGGGTGTGGCTAGTGTTTAGGGTCATCACTCGGGTACATATGATATAGAAC
It includes:
- the c1qtnf6b gene encoding complement C1q tumor necrosis factor-related protein 1, giving the protein MSGFFLPVLLLLPLVASVPSPSRSPPKYCRRCCDQLDPPHSNSPRPVAYQTPEVRTFINMTILKGDKGDRGERGTPGKAGAEGPPGSRGTIGPKGSKGQAGAPGDPCKTQHSSFSVGRRKALHSDDYYQALLFDTVFVNPGEHFNMFKGKFYCYVPGIYFFNINIHTWNFKETYLHLMQNEREQVILYAQPSDRSIMQSQSVMLSLELNDEVWVRLFKRERENAIYSDDVDVYITFNGYLVAPAA